From bacterium, the proteins below share one genomic window:
- the rpmD gene encoding 50S ribosomal protein L30: MSKLKITQIRSASGRPPKHRRIIEALGLHHHQAVVEHEDTPTIRGMVNKVCHLLRVEEVK, from the coding sequence ATGAGTAAGCTGAAGATCACCCAGATCCGCAGCGCCTCGGGGCGCCCCCCCAAGCACCGCCGGATCATCGAGGCGCTGGGGCTGCACCACCACCAGGCGGTCGTCGAGCACGAGGACACTCCCACGATCCGCGGCATGGTGAACAAGGTTTGCCACCTGCTCCGA